The sequence below is a genomic window from Nitrospiria bacterium.
GCAAAGAGCCGGCCGCCAAAAATGCATCGATATAAAATGGGTTATATTCCAAGGCTTTTTCGAAATGATAAACTGCTTTTTTCAATTGATTCGTATCTGCGGTCATGGAATGGGTGCCCGGGTCCACCTGATAGAGAAAACCCAAATTATATTGAAGATAGGCCGAGGCTTCATCGTAGGTTAAAGCCCCTTTTAAATGAATTTTCGCTTTTTCGTAGGCTTTTTGCTTTAGCGCATCGATGCCTAGACTGGTGAGTGTTTGCTGTCGCTCATGATTATCATTGGTGAGCCCAAGGGCTTTCAGGAACTCATTTTCCGCCTCTTGAAACCTCCCCTCTTCGGAATAAGCCAAAGCCAAATTCTGATGACTTCCCCACCGTTCTGGAATTTCTCGAACCGTGGCCTCCCAAAACCGTAAATCACTCTCCCATACCGGTGTCCTGGCCAAGGATTGAAACCCCATCCACGCCACGGGAATTAAAAGGATCGGGAGGATTTTCCATGAAAAGGACATTTTCCCTGCACCTACCCCAATCCAGTAAGCCAGTAACAGAATACCCCCCGCGGAGGGGATATATATATACCGTTCGGCCACGGGAGTTGCCGGAAAACTGGCCGAAATCAATAAGGCGGGAGCGAGGCCCATCCACCACCAACCCATCAGAAGAAGAGAGGGATCCACCCGTCTTTTTTGAATGGCTAAAACCAAGAGCCCTATTGAAATGGCCACGCTGATAAAAGCAAACATTCCCAGGAAAAGGGTATGGGGAAGATTGGGAAAGGCGGATAAATGAAATGGCCATAATAATAACTTTAAATAAAAACCTGAAGCAAACCATCCCTCCATCCATAGGGCGGACAACGTGGGCCACTGAAAGTCCACCGAGGGGGTTACCTCACCTAAAGCCACCGATCGCATAATGGCCCAAATGCCCAACGAAACCAAAAAAGGCAACCCCATCATGAGAAGGTCCTTCCAATGGATGGCCCCCCTGTCTTTCCCCCAAAAAACCAATGGGAAAAGAAACACTAAAAGCAGCGTGGCCTCTTTACTTAAGATGGAAAGAAGATAGAAAAAGGAAGCACTCCAAAGGAAAAGCCAAGCGTTTCGTTCCGCAAACTTTAAAAACAATAAAAAAGAAACAAGAAAAAAACAAAGGGCCATCATATCGCCCCGGCCCGAAACCCAGGCCACCGACTCCACATGAGCCGGATGAACGGCAAAGAAAAGAGAAGCCCAAAAACCGACCCACCTTCCCACAGAGGCATCACCGATTAAAGTCTTCCCTAAAAAGAAGATAAGAATCGTATTTCCCAAATGAAAAAATAGATTGGTTAAATGAAAACCGAAGGGATCCACCTTCCAAAAAAAAGTATCCCAAAGATAGCTCGCATAAACCATGGGCCGGTATGACCGTTGGCTCAACCCATGAACCCCTTTTTCCGGGAAAAAAGCATCTTCCAAACTTTGAAACGCCGAAATCTGCTGTTCAATGACCACGCGGTCATCCCAGACAAAACCAAACCGAAGGCTTTGGGCATAGACCAAACCAGCGATCAAAAAAGGGATCATCCAAATAAAGGAATGGGCCTGATGGATTGAAAAAAAATGGAGGTTAAAATGTTTCATGGGTCTATGATTTCAAACACCTTTTCCGAATAAGGGGAATTTTGAAAAACGTTATTCCAGAGAAAGGATGGATCTCCCATCCGAGCCGGAAACCATGGGAAACCCAGTGAAAATAAAAGGGCCGACAAAGGGAGGGGGAAAAAAACCGTTAGGCGTTTTCTCACCCATTAGGATCTTATCTCCTTTAATAATTTCCATGCGGCCTCCTCCACTTCCTCAACAGAAATCGTCTCCAAACAGGCCACTTCAATGGGACAGGGGGGAGTTACCCCAAAAACAGTACAGGGACTGCAGGAAAAGTGTTTATTAATACTTCGATGGCGCTTCCCTTTGGGAGCCCATTTGACCTCGCTTCCCGCACCGAAAAGGCTTAACGAGGGAGTACCCACCCCATAGGCCAAATGTAAAACCCCTGTGTCACAAGAAATCAAAAGGTCTCCTTCACCAATGACTTTCCACAAATCATTCAGGCTGGTTTGTCCTGTCAAATCCACCAAGGGCCCTACCAGATGATCGGTAATGTGTTTGGATTCGGAACGATCCATGGGTCCCCCGATGAGCACCACTTCCACCCCCCGATCCAAAAAACGTTTCACCAATTCCCGGTATTTCTCCCAACCCCATTTTCGTTCGGGAATGGTGGCCCCGGGGGCCATTAAAACCCGCATTGGTTTTTTGGGAGAAACAGATTCCTGTGTTTTAAATTCCTCCTCTTTCCCCGGTTTGGGGAAAAAAGGGCGATCCGGATGGAAAGAAAATGTTGCCCCGGTAATGGCTTCCATGAGGTGGAGAAAACTGTTGATTTCATAATCCTCTTGGCAATAGTCCACCCTGCGATGAAACAGAATTCTGCGTTCGTTGGTTCCAAACCCAACACGATATTTTGCTTGAATCAATCGAGCCACCAGAGCGGAGAGATAATGGGATTGTTCGGTATCGATGATTAAATCGTATGATCTCCTCAGGACCCTAAATAAGTCAACCCCACGATCATAAAAATATAACCGATCCGCCAGAGACCCCTCACAACGAAAAATGTCTCCATTTCTCACCTCCGCCAAAATCTCCAATACAGCTCCCTCATAATGGGTGCGGACCGCATCGATCATGGGTGCCAGCAAAACAGCATCCCCCAACCCCCCTGGGCGGATGAGTAATATTCGCTGGATCTGCTCCTTGGGAAATATCCCATGGGTCTCCTCTACTTTCAAATACCAGCCTAACCCCTTGATCACTGCTTTTCCAACCCAACGGTCCAAGAACTTTAGGACGGTAATTTTTCTAAACATAATTTTTTAAAGAGGGGGTTCCTGAATGAATGAGGAAAACTATAGGAAGAGTTGAAATCCCTAGAAAATCCATTGAAAA
It includes:
- a CDS encoding tetratricopeptide repeat protein gives rise to the protein MKHFNLHFFSIHQAHSFIWMIPFLIAGLVYAQSLRFGFVWDDRVVIEQQISAFQSLEDAFFPEKGVHGLSQRSYRPMVYASYLWDTFFWKVDPFGFHLTNLFFHLGNTILIFFLGKTLIGDASVGRWVGFWASLFFAVHPAHVESVAWVSGRGDMMALCFFLVSFLLFLKFAERNAWLFLWSASFFYLLSILSKEATLLLVFLFPLVFWGKDRGAIHWKDLLMMGLPFLVSLGIWAIMRSVALGEVTPSVDFQWPTLSALWMEGWFASGFYLKLLLWPFHLSAFPNLPHTLFLGMFAFISVAISIGLLVLAIQKRRVDPSLLLMGWWWMGLAPALLISASFPATPVAERYIYIPSAGGILLLAYWIGVGAGKMSFSWKILPILLIPVAWMGFQSLARTPVWESDLRFWEATVREIPERWGSHQNLALAYSEEGRFQEAENEFLKALGLTNDNHERQQTLTSLGIDALKQKAYEKAKIHLKGALTYDEASAYLQYNLGFLYQVDPGTHSMTADTNQLKKAVYHFEKALEYNPFYIDAFLAAGSLRRVLGDEVLAREHLNKVVELGPPGAEKVQTAKRQMALMDVLKANGFVQKGETDRAMVLYRVAIEKDPGFAEAHYQLANLLLSKGSVEEALGHLRAAVQRKGTFAEAYYQLGQIYTQKKQYQLAIESYQFFLQHWKGDSLLLDRVKTEVSRLEQLGR
- a CDS encoding glycosyltransferase family 9 protein, whose amino-acid sequence is MFRKITVLKFLDRWVGKAVIKGLGWYLKVEETHGIFPKEQIQRILLIRPGGLGDAVLLAPMIDAVRTHYEGAVLEILAEVRNGDIFRCEGSLADRLYFYDRGVDLFRVLRRSYDLIIDTEQSHYLSALVARLIQAKYRVGFGTNERRILFHRRVDYCQEDYEINSFLHLMEAITGATFSFHPDRPFFPKPGKEEEFKTQESVSPKKPMRVLMAPGATIPERKWGWEKYRELVKRFLDRGVEVVLIGGPMDRSESKHITDHLVGPLVDLTGQTSLNDLWKVIGEGDLLISCDTGVLHLAYGVGTPSLSLFGAGSEVKWAPKGKRHRSINKHFSCSPCTVFGVTPPCPIEVACLETISVEEVEEAAWKLLKEIRS